A stretch of Janibacter endophyticus DNA encodes these proteins:
- a CDS encoding WhiB family transcriptional regulator — protein sequence MSVAAAARPVWSADWAKDGQCRGMDPDALFVQGKDQRAAKLACRGCPVIAECLADALDNRTEFGVWGGMTERERRALLRRRPEVASWSELFRTAAAREAALSDGR from the coding sequence ATGAGCGTCGCAGCAGCCGCCCGCCCCGTCTGGAGCGCCGACTGGGCCAAGGACGGGCAGTGCCGGGGGATGGACCCCGATGCACTCTTCGTCCAGGGCAAGGACCAGCGAGCGGCGAAGCTGGCCTGCCGTGGCTGCCCGGTGATCGCCGAGTGCCTCGCCGACGCTCTCGACAACCGCACCGAGTTCGGCGTCTGGGGCGGCATGACCGAGCGGGAGCGTCGCGCGCTGCTGCGTCGTCGCCCCGAGGTCGCCAGCTGGTCGGAGCTCTTCCGGACCGCCGCCGCCCGGGAGGCCGCGCTCAGCGACGGCCGCTGA
- a CDS encoding transglycosylase domain-containing protein: MPENASPHLVRLLGAFVAVAVGMGLISAGLLMPLAGASGSAARGTVNAFDNLDGEFSAVSLAQQSKIYSADDKLLATPYDANRIIVPMKAISKNMINAQLAIEDSRFYEHGGIDLRGTSRAFFQNLSSDSTQGGSSITQQYVKIMLQEKALRQDDLEGAKAAVEQSYSRKLQEMKYALDVEKTHTKSQILNGYLNLVYYGDQAYGVEAAAQHFFSKRASKLTIGEAATLAGVVQSPSRLNIRTNPEEVQQRRDLVLDRMHALGMIDTKEHERYTKQDVADMVRLKRNEGGTCTKAVDPYFCNYVMEYLKTLPELGPDPDARLQAVNTGGLTIKTTLRRDWQKEIHEDLTERVPNGDPSGVGAAAAVIEPGTGKVRAIAQTSQYKVGLKNASTKYSEQAWTYPSAYGGTNGFAIGSTAKMYALVAALKQGMPMESDIRAPMAGLGRPHTFMPSEFDPKCTAGAPWEVQNDFTSGGNISLRRATAQSINTAFAQLASDVGSCNIPKVMSQMGLTDGNGQTYGLVYGSDGTKVKGDYSIANIVLGSDSTSPIQLANSFATLAADGKYCPPNPIESITRANGKPITLNPTRCKQVIEPDVARGVTSLLESPIKEGTARNAVLDGGRPAAGKTGTTDKHRQSWFVGYTPQLATAVWVGTPITEKSMDGVCIGGICAGQVFGGTIAAPLWKKAMDTASKGMERKDFKKPSEKVVRGDVRDIPNVVGKSGAEAEQLLRAAGFNPRNAGAVNSHAPWGTVTSTSPTSEAIKGGTVDYYLSNGIPPYTPPPPPPPPSTTSAPAPTTPKPSTSTPKPKATSTTTAKPKPKPKPTPPPKRE, from the coding sequence ATGCCGGAAAACGCCAGCCCCCACCTGGTCCGCCTCCTCGGCGCCTTCGTCGCGGTCGCCGTCGGGATGGGCCTCATCAGCGCGGGCCTGCTCATGCCCCTCGCCGGCGCGTCGGGCAGCGCAGCCCGCGGCACGGTCAACGCCTTCGACAACCTCGACGGCGAGTTCTCCGCCGTCTCGCTGGCTCAGCAGAGCAAGATCTACTCGGCGGACGACAAGCTCCTCGCGACGCCGTACGACGCCAACCGGATCATCGTGCCGATGAAGGCGATCAGCAAGAACATGATCAACGCGCAGCTGGCCATCGAGGACAGCCGCTTCTACGAGCACGGCGGGATCGACCTGCGAGGCACGAGCCGCGCCTTCTTCCAGAACCTCTCGAGCGACTCCACCCAGGGCGGGTCCTCGATCACGCAGCAGTACGTCAAGATCATGCTCCAGGAGAAGGCGCTGCGGCAGGACGACCTGGAGGGCGCCAAGGCAGCGGTCGAGCAGAGCTACAGCCGCAAGCTGCAGGAGATGAAGTACGCGCTCGACGTGGAGAAGACCCACACCAAGAGCCAGATCCTCAACGGCTACCTCAACCTCGTCTACTACGGCGACCAGGCCTACGGCGTCGAGGCGGCGGCGCAGCACTTCTTCTCCAAGCGGGCCAGCAAGCTGACGATCGGCGAGGCGGCCACCCTCGCGGGCGTCGTGCAGTCCCCCAGCCGGCTCAACATCCGGACCAACCCCGAGGAGGTCCAGCAGCGCCGCGACCTCGTCCTCGACCGGATGCACGCGCTCGGCATGATCGACACGAAGGAGCACGAGCGCTACACCAAGCAGGACGTCGCCGACATGGTGCGCCTCAAGCGCAACGAGGGCGGCACCTGCACCAAGGCAGTCGACCCGTACTTCTGCAACTACGTCATGGAGTACCTCAAGACCCTGCCCGAGCTCGGGCCCGACCCCGACGCCCGCCTCCAGGCGGTCAACACCGGCGGCCTGACGATCAAGACCACGCTGCGCCGCGACTGGCAGAAGGAGATCCACGAGGACCTCACCGAGCGGGTGCCCAACGGCGACCCCAGCGGCGTCGGGGCCGCCGCGGCGGTGATCGAGCCGGGCACCGGCAAGGTGCGCGCGATCGCGCAGACCTCGCAGTACAAGGTGGGTCTGAAGAACGCATCGACGAAGTACTCGGAGCAGGCCTGGACCTACCCCTCGGCCTACGGCGGGACCAACGGCTTCGCCATCGGGTCGACGGCGAAGATGTACGCACTCGTCGCGGCGCTCAAGCAGGGCATGCCGATGGAGTCCGACATCCGGGCGCCGATGGCAGGACTGGGTCGACCCCACACCTTCATGCCCAGCGAGTTCGACCCCAAGTGCACCGCCGGCGCACCCTGGGAGGTCCAGAACGACTTCACCAGCGGTGGGAACATCTCTCTGCGTCGAGCCACCGCGCAGTCCATCAACACCGCGTTCGCCCAGCTCGCCTCCGACGTGGGGTCGTGCAACATCCCCAAGGTGATGAGCCAGATGGGGCTCACGGACGGAAACGGTCAGACCTACGGTCTCGTCTACGGCTCGGACGGCACGAAGGTCAAGGGTGACTACTCGATCGCCAACATCGTCCTCGGCTCGGACTCGACCTCACCGATCCAGCTCGCGAACTCCTTCGCCACCCTCGCCGCCGACGGCAAGTACTGCCCGCCGAACCCCATCGAGTCGATCACCCGGGCCAACGGCAAGCCGATCACGCTGAACCCGACCCGGTGCAAGCAGGTCATCGAGCCCGATGTGGCGCGAGGTGTCACCAGTCTCCTCGAGTCGCCGATCAAGGAGGGTACGGCCCGTAACGCGGTCCTCGACGGCGGCCGGCCGGCCGCCGGCAAGACCGGAACGACCGACAAGCACCGTCAGTCCTGGTTCGTCGGCTACACCCCGCAGCTCGCGACCGCAGTCTGGGTCGGCACCCCGATCACCGAGAAGAGCATGGACGGCGTGTGCATCGGCGGGATCTGCGCAGGGCAGGTCTTCGGGGGGACCATCGCAGCGCCGCTGTGGAAGAAGGCCATGGACACCGCCAGCAAGGGGATGGAGCGCAAGGACTTCAAGAAGCCCAGCGAGAAGGTCGTCCGTGGGGACGTCCGCGACATCCCCAACGTTGTCGGGAAGTCGGGCGCGGAGGCCGAGCAGCTCCTCCGCGCAGCGGGCTTCAACCCGCGCAACGCCGGCGCCGTGAACAGCCATGCGCCGTGGGGCACCGTCACGAGCACGTCCCCGACGAGCGAGGCGATCAAGGGCGGGACCGTGGACTACTACCTCTCCAACGGGATCCCTCCGTACACCCCGCCGCCCCCGCCGCCACCACCGTCCACAACGTCAGCGCCGGCGCCGACGACGCCCAAGCCGTCGACCTCGACACCCAAGCCGAAGGCGACGTCGACGACCACGGCCAAACCCAAGCCGAAGCCGAAGCCCACGCCTCCGCCGAAGCGGGAGTAG
- a CDS encoding GatB/YqeY domain-containing protein — MTESLKATLQHDLHDAMRQRDALRSSTLRMALAAITTEEVAGESARELSDAETLKVVAKEAKKRKEAAAAYTDAGRPELAEQEQAELAILEAYLPEQLDEAALAEIVDRAIASVGATGMGQMGQVMKAAQAEVAGRADGGAVAAMVKQRLAG, encoded by the coding sequence ATGACCGAGTCCCTCAAGGCCACCCTCCAGCACGACCTGCACGACGCGATGCGCCAGCGCGACGCGCTGCGCTCCTCGACCCTGCGCATGGCGCTGGCCGCCATCACCACCGAGGAGGTCGCCGGAGAGAGCGCCCGTGAGCTCTCCGACGCCGAGACCCTCAAGGTCGTCGCGAAGGAGGCCAAGAAGCGCAAGGAGGCCGCAGCCGCCTACACCGACGCCGGACGCCCCGAGCTCGCCGAGCAGGAGCAGGCCGAGCTCGCCATCCTCGAGGCATACCTCCCCGAGCAGCTCGACGAGGCGGCCCTCGCCGAGATCGTGGACCGGGCCATCGCATCCGTCGGTGCGACGGGCATGGGTCAGATGGGCCAGGTCATGAAGGCCGCCCAGGCCGAGGTCGCCGGGCGGGCCGACGGCGGGGCCGTGGCCGCGATGGTCAAGCAGCGTCTCGCCGGCTGA
- a CDS encoding metallophosphoesterase: MSSTLVRAATGGAAAGVAALAYASLVERRLFTLRRWTLPVLPAGARPLRVLQLSDIHFVPGQDRKAAWIRHLAGLRPDVVVNTGDNLSHLEAVPGALAAMGPLLDVPGAFVMGSNDYYAPRPKNPALYLTSRHAEAPPERIELLTEDLRAGMLAAGWVDMDNARTTLEVDGLALELVGVDDPHIGRDRYEDVAGPGSPSSDLLVGVTHAPYQRVLDAMQRDGADLILAGHTHGGQLCVPGVGALVTNCDLDRRRAKGVSRWWPGAAGRRDEAAPADASWLHVSAGLGESRFAPVRFACRPEATLLTLTAKPDRTAPDAQG, translated from the coding sequence ATGTCGTCCACGCTCGTCCGCGCCGCCACCGGTGGTGCCGCTGCCGGAGTCGCCGCGCTCGCGTACGCGAGCCTCGTCGAGCGGCGCCTCTTCACGCTGCGACGGTGGACGCTGCCCGTGCTCCCGGCCGGGGCGCGACCGCTGCGCGTCCTCCAGCTGAGCGACATCCACTTCGTGCCGGGCCAGGACCGCAAGGCCGCGTGGATCCGCCATCTCGCGGGGCTGCGCCCCGACGTGGTGGTCAACACCGGCGACAACCTCAGTCACCTCGAGGCCGTGCCCGGCGCGCTCGCCGCGATGGGTCCGCTCCTCGACGTGCCGGGGGCCTTCGTCATGGGGTCGAACGACTACTACGCACCCCGGCCGAAGAACCCCGCGCTCTACCTCACGTCGCGCCACGCCGAGGCGCCGCCGGAGCGCATCGAGCTGCTGACCGAGGACCTGCGCGCCGGGATGCTCGCCGCGGGCTGGGTCGACATGGACAACGCACGCACCACCCTCGAGGTCGACGGTCTCGCCCTCGAGCTCGTCGGCGTCGACGACCCGCACATCGGGCGGGACCGCTACGAGGACGTCGCCGGCCCGGGATCGCCCAGCAGCGACCTCCTCGTCGGCGTCACGCACGCGCCCTACCAGCGTGTCCTCGACGCCATGCAGCGGGATGGCGCGGATCTCATCCTCGCCGGGCACACGCACGGCGGCCAGCTGTGCGTGCCCGGCGTCGGAGCGCTCGTGACGAACTGCGACCTGGACCGGCGACGGGCGAAGGGGGTGTCGCGGTGGTGGCCGGGTGCAGCCGGGCGACGCGACGAGGCCGCTCCCGCCGACGCCTCGTGGCTCCACGTCTCCGCCGGGCTCGGCGAGTCCCGCTTCGCACCGGTGCGCTTCGCCTGCCGGCCCGAGGCCACGCTCCTGACGCTCACCGCGAAGCCCGATCGGACGGCCCCTGATGCGCAGGGGTGA
- the mcrC gene encoding 5-methylcytosine-specific restriction endonuclease system specificity protein McrC produces the protein MIDRSIAVGNVYVMLAYAFRTISSAGTDRLKTEPFGHLHDLFAEILVRGVGAQVKRGLHRDYLDRNDELATVRGRINLTRTVATRSTTRGRLMCEFDEYEADTPHNRALKSVIVLLIRHGDVDAQRKAALRRLLPYLDAVTLVAPTTIRWDALTYHRSNATYRLLLGVCELVVRGLLPTEDPGAAQLSSWMSDEQMNRLYERFIREYFVFHHPELSPGAPAVPWDYDDTNAHGVEQLPAMRTDVTLRSGQRTLIIDAKYYGTSMQVSPWGKTTVHSANLYQVLAYVKNADVRRDGSVNGLLLYARTNAPEQPDLDVSVQGNRIGARTLDLNQPWEKLRAQIEGVISWLTDKHPS, from the coding sequence ATGATCGACCGATCGATCGCCGTTGGAAACGTGTACGTGATGCTGGCCTACGCGTTCCGGACGATCAGCAGTGCGGGCACGGATCGGCTCAAGACGGAGCCGTTCGGCCACCTCCACGACCTGTTCGCGGAGATCCTCGTTCGAGGCGTCGGCGCACAGGTCAAGCGCGGCCTGCACCGCGACTACCTGGACCGCAACGACGAACTCGCCACGGTACGCGGTCGCATCAACCTCACCCGTACCGTGGCCACACGCTCCACGACGCGAGGGCGGCTGATGTGCGAATTCGACGAGTACGAAGCGGATACGCCGCACAACCGGGCTCTGAAGTCGGTCATCGTGCTGCTGATCCGACACGGGGACGTTGATGCCCAACGCAAGGCGGCACTGCGCCGGCTCCTGCCCTACCTGGACGCCGTGACCCTGGTCGCGCCAACAACCATCCGTTGGGACGCACTCACCTACCACCGCTCCAACGCCACCTACCGGCTGCTGCTGGGCGTCTGTGAGTTGGTCGTCCGCGGGCTCCTGCCGACCGAAGACCCCGGAGCTGCGCAGCTCAGTTCGTGGATGTCGGACGAGCAGATGAACCGGCTCTACGAGCGGTTCATCCGCGAGTACTTCGTGTTTCACCATCCCGAACTGTCGCCTGGTGCTCCCGCCGTCCCCTGGGACTACGACGACACGAACGCGCACGGAGTCGAACAGTTGCCGGCGATGCGCACCGACGTCACACTCCGGTCAGGTCAGCGCACTCTCATCATCGATGCGAAGTACTACGGCACGTCGATGCAGGTCAGTCCGTGGGGCAAGACGACGGTGCACTCCGCGAACCTCTACCAGGTTCTCGCTTACGTGAAGAACGCCGACGTCCGTCGCGACGGGTCCGTCAACGGTCTGTTGCTCTATGCCCGAACGAACGCGCCCGAGCAGCCCGATCTCGACGTCAGCGTCCAAGGTAACCGCATCGGCGCTCGAACACTCGATCTCAACCAGCCGTGGGAGAAACTTCGCGCTCAAATTGAAGGTGTCATCTCCTGGCTGACGGACAAACACCCCTCCTGA
- a CDS encoding AAA family ATPase, protein MGVYANQIVDYSISDRMTAQLAVDAPNSVVVRRRVEDLWSRFFEMAWRIGRCRTARRQASALWGRCSSRRRATTASAKVSWNSPRQRHEHLPSASRARRHTDEDRMVAYPAVVVPPMCKIASVTNETGNAVAASRPTADMTIAHEAGEVIAHMLGDGQSVIDPGTTIWTYEAAEDLRARIGDNPIIGAGQGQWEKLDHQLKGASREVVILAAELLFLREHPLRSATPQTRRAHLERVLAHLDSPVTIPEPMSTWLARPSGTAGLEPGSWYNGALWRHVIWASTFVCHWTGLSPTEREKARTDPWEFQRVMLTSGDDRSDIRNVLQFLAWPGVFEPISSAAMKAKVRDGLAERVGGATGDDPASLDRDLLGIRAAVAREVEGPFHFWSPGVNELWDSAPDQSASDAGATDKAEPRQRHYWLYAPGPQASEWEEFSSSGIMAIGWDELDDLATYPSREAIRRALGPAGTGGSMKNDVLAIWQFQNEMAVGDIVFAKRGRREIVGRGEVSSDARFEPDRDGYRHVRSVKWTHTGSWPHPGDAVTKTLTDVTKYTDYDEQLEALVSGEDDLLLPETPTPPPAYDKDDFLKEVYLSEVRYERLRSLLARKKNVILAGPPGVGKTYAAKRLAYSVMGEKDPARVQVVQFHQSYSYEDFMMGYRPTETGGFSLAEGPFYRFCEAAQAADDDQPYFFIIDEINRGNISKIFGELLMLIEADKRGHALRLLYKNETFTVPANVHIIGMMNTADRSLAVIDYALRRRFGFFEMPPGFDSAGFRRWQQEAGSPTLDRLVEAVVELNVVIGEDPALGQGFAIGHSFLSRPTGTDADDAWLYSVVEDELVPLLDEYWFDEPAKAQEWAGRLRAAVA, encoded by the coding sequence ATGGGCGTCTACGCCAACCAGATCGTCGACTACTCCATCAGCGACCGGATGACCGCCCAGCTCGCGGTCGACGCTCCCAACAGTGTCGTGGTGCGACGACGTGTCGAGGACCTGTGGTCACGGTTCTTCGAAATGGCTTGGCGCATAGGTCGCTGTCGAACGGCGCGGCGGCAAGCCTCGGCTTTATGGGGTCGATGTTCTTCACGTCGCCGAGCCACGACAGCGTCGGCCAAGGTGTCGTGGAACTCGCCCAGGCAGCGGCACGAGCACTTGCCGTCAGCCTCCAGGGCAAGGAGGCACACGGATGAGGACAGGATGGTCGCCTATCCGGCAGTAGTAGTCCCGCCAATGTGCAAGATTGCGTCGGTGACCAACGAAACGGGTAACGCCGTCGCCGCCTCGCGGCCGACAGCCGACATGACGATCGCTCACGAAGCCGGCGAGGTGATCGCGCACATGCTCGGCGACGGCCAGTCGGTGATCGATCCTGGGACGACGATCTGGACCTATGAGGCGGCGGAGGATCTCCGGGCGAGAATTGGCGACAACCCGATCATCGGTGCGGGACAGGGTCAATGGGAAAAGCTCGACCACCAGCTCAAAGGTGCATCCCGGGAAGTGGTGATCCTGGCCGCCGAGCTGCTGTTCCTTCGCGAGCACCCGCTCCGCTCGGCCACGCCGCAGACCCGCCGAGCTCACCTCGAACGAGTGCTCGCACACCTCGACTCCCCCGTCACCATCCCCGAGCCGATGTCCACCTGGCTCGCACGACCCTCCGGAACCGCCGGGTTGGAGCCGGGATCCTGGTATAACGGCGCTCTGTGGCGACACGTCATCTGGGCCTCCACCTTTGTGTGCCACTGGACTGGCCTGTCGCCCACGGAACGCGAGAAGGCGCGAACGGACCCGTGGGAGTTTCAGCGCGTGATGCTCACCTCGGGTGACGACCGCTCCGACATCCGAAACGTTCTGCAGTTCCTCGCCTGGCCGGGAGTGTTCGAGCCGATCTCGTCGGCAGCCATGAAGGCGAAAGTCCGAGACGGCCTCGCGGAGCGGGTGGGCGGTGCGACCGGCGATGACCCTGCTTCGCTGGACCGCGATCTCCTCGGGATTCGCGCTGCGGTGGCCCGCGAGGTCGAGGGGCCGTTCCACTTCTGGTCACCAGGCGTGAACGAACTCTGGGACAGTGCGCCGGACCAGAGCGCCTCCGACGCTGGGGCCACGGATAAGGCTGAGCCCCGGCAACGGCACTACTGGCTCTATGCTCCCGGTCCGCAGGCCTCGGAATGGGAGGAGTTCTCATCCAGCGGCATCATGGCGATCGGCTGGGACGAGCTCGACGACCTGGCCACCTACCCGAGCCGAGAAGCCATCCGCCGAGCGCTCGGTCCCGCCGGCACGGGCGGGTCCATGAAGAACGACGTTCTCGCGATCTGGCAGTTCCAGAACGAGATGGCCGTCGGCGACATCGTCTTCGCCAAGCGCGGGCGACGGGAGATCGTCGGACGCGGTGAGGTGTCCTCCGATGCACGCTTCGAACCGGACCGTGACGGCTACCGACATGTCCGCTCGGTGAAGTGGACCCACACCGGTTCCTGGCCGCACCCCGGTGATGCGGTGACGAAGACGCTGACCGACGTCACGAAGTACACCGACTACGACGAGCAGCTCGAGGCACTCGTCTCTGGCGAGGATGACCTCCTGCTACCGGAAACGCCGACACCTCCGCCGGCATACGACAAGGACGACTTCTTGAAGGAGGTCTACCTCTCGGAGGTGCGCTACGAGCGCCTGCGGTCGCTGTTGGCGCGTAAGAAGAACGTCATCCTCGCGGGCCCGCCCGGGGTAGGGAAAACCTACGCCGCGAAGCGACTGGCGTACTCAGTCATGGGCGAGAAGGACCCAGCTCGGGTCCAGGTGGTCCAGTTCCACCAGAGTTACTCCTACGAGGACTTCATGATGGGCTACCGGCCTACGGAGACAGGCGGATTCAGTCTTGCCGAAGGGCCGTTCTATCGGTTCTGCGAGGCCGCCCAAGCTGCCGACGACGACCAGCCGTATTTCTTCATCATCGACGAGATCAACCGGGGCAACATCTCGAAGATCTTCGGCGAACTGCTCATGCTCATCGAGGCTGACAAGCGCGGGCATGCCCTGCGGCTCCTCTACAAGAACGAGACGTTCACCGTCCCGGCGAACGTCCACATCATCGGCATGATGAACACCGCCGACCGCAGCCTTGCGGTCATTGACTACGCGCTGCGTCGACGGTTCGGATTCTTCGAGATGCCCCCAGGGTTCGACTCGGCCGGGTTCCGCCGGTGGCAGCAGGAAGCTGGCAGTCCCACTCTCGATCGCCTCGTAGAGGCTGTCGTCGAGCTCAATGTCGTGATCGGGGAGGACCCCGCGCTCGGCCAAGGCTTCGCCATCGGGCACAGCTTCCTGTCCCGCCCAACGGGCACCGACGCTGACGACGCCTGGCTCTACTCGGTTGTCGAGGACGAGCTCGTACCGTTGCTCGACGAGTACTGGTTCGACGAGCCAGCGAAGGCCCAGGAGTGGGCCGGCAGGCTGCGGGCCGCCGTCGCATGA